In Nitrospira sp., one genomic interval encodes:
- the rpmE gene encoding 50S ribosomal protein L31, which translates to MQKGIHPVYREATVHCACGNSFKTRSTIGDIKVDICAACHPFFTGTQKIVDTEGRVERFKKKYAKKDK; encoded by the coding sequence ATGCAAAAGGGAATTCATCCGGTGTATCGTGAAGCGACCGTGCATTGTGCCTGTGGCAATTCGTTCAAGACGAGATCGACGATCGGAGATATCAAAGTTGACATCTGTGCAGCCTGTCATCCTTTCTTCACCGGCACTCAAAAGATTGTCGATACCGAAGGACGGGTTGAGCGGTTCAAGAAGAAGTACGCCAAGAAAGACAAGTAG
- the rho gene encoding transcription termination factor Rho, with translation MHLAELKQKTIADLNEVARDLKIEGAANLRKQELIFAILQAQTEKNGVVFGEGVLETLPDGFGFLRAPDSNYLPGPDDIYISPSQIRRFNLRTGDIVSGQIRPPKESERYFALLKVEKVNYEDPEVARDKILFDNLTPLYPEERLNLEFDREEYCTRVMDLTTPIGKGQRGLIVAAPRTGKTMLLQAIARAILKNHKEVTLIVLLIDERPEEVTDWQRQVKAEVISSTFDEPAQRHAQVAEMVLEKAKRLVEHKKDVVILLDSITRLARAYNTIAPPSGKVLSGGLDSNALQRPKRFFGAARNIENGGSLTIMATALIDTGSRMDDVIFEEFKGTGNMEVHLDRRLADKRIFPAIDISQSGTRKEELLVDRDRLNKMWILRKVLSPLGTMEAMEFLMDKISGTKTNQEFLQSMNR, from the coding sequence ATGCATCTGGCGGAGCTCAAGCAGAAGACCATCGCTGATCTGAACGAGGTCGCGCGAGATCTTAAAATTGAAGGAGCGGCGAACCTGCGGAAGCAGGAGCTCATCTTTGCCATCCTCCAGGCGCAGACCGAGAAAAATGGTGTGGTCTTCGGCGAGGGAGTGCTGGAAACGCTGCCGGACGGCTTTGGGTTCCTCCGCGCACCGGACTCCAACTATCTGCCTGGCCCCGACGATATTTACATTTCACCCTCTCAGATCCGTCGGTTCAATTTACGGACGGGCGACATCGTCTCGGGGCAGATCCGGCCGCCGAAGGAGAGTGAGCGGTATTTCGCCTTACTGAAGGTCGAGAAGGTCAACTACGAAGATCCCGAGGTCGCCAGAGACAAGATCCTGTTCGACAACCTGACCCCTCTCTATCCCGAGGAGCGGCTGAACCTCGAGTTCGACCGAGAGGAATATTGCACCCGGGTCATGGATCTCACGACGCCGATCGGTAAGGGCCAGCGGGGCCTGATCGTGGCGGCTCCACGTACCGGTAAAACCATGCTCTTGCAAGCCATCGCCCGCGCGATCCTGAAGAATCACAAGGAAGTCACCCTGATCGTGCTGCTTATCGACGAGCGTCCTGAAGAAGTGACGGATTGGCAGCGCCAGGTCAAGGCCGAGGTCATCAGCTCCACCTTCGACGAGCCGGCCCAGCGACATGCGCAAGTCGCGGAAATGGTTTTGGAGAAGGCCAAGCGCCTCGTGGAACATAAGAAAGACGTCGTGATCCTGCTCGACAGCATCACCCGCTTGGCTCGGGCCTACAATACCATCGCACCCCCGAGCGGAAAGGTCCTGTCGGGCGGGTTGGACTCCAACGCGTTGCAACGGCCAAAACGGTTTTTCGGTGCGGCGCGTAATATCGAAAACGGCGGAAGCCTGACCATCATGGCCACGGCCTTGATCGATACGGGAAGCCGAATGGACGACGTCATCTTCGAGGAATTCAAGGGAACCGGTAACATGGAAGTTCATCTGGACCGTCGTTTGGCCGACAAGCGAATCTTCCCGGCCATCGACATCAGCCAATCCGGCACCCGCAAGGAGGAGTTGCTGGTCGATCGCGATCGCTTGAACAAAATGTGGATCCTGCGCAAGGTGTTGAGCCCCTTGGGGACCATGGAGGCTATGGAATTCCTCATGGACAAGATCAGCGGCACCAAGACCAATCAGGAGTTTCTGCAATCCATGAATCGGTAA